AGATTGGATGACAATGTGGatacgatatggggagaaggcaggaaaatggaattaggaggcagagatcagccatgattgaatggcggaatagactcgatgggcctagtggcctaattcaactcctataacTTGAAAATAGAAATGTTTTGGGATTGATTTAGGTGAAATTCTTGTAAGGAGGACTGGTACTGGTGAAGCTCTTCTCAGGAATATAAATGAAGCAGAAATGCCTGTACACTCAGTGACTTGTGGAATAATAGCATAATAATCTTGTTCTATTGTGTAATCACTGATCACTTTAAGGATGCATTCAGGTACACAACACCGCCACCACCATCCAGCTGTTCTAATGAAACTTTGAAGATAAATGTCAGATCGGCACCTGACAAAGTCAACGTACAAAATTGTTTTTTTCTTGTCAATCAGTCTCCTCCCTCAGAATTGTATTTAGTAGTCTATCCAATGTGCCATTCCTAAAACATGTTTTGATTGGCTATTTGACAGTGCAAACAATCAAGATTCTAGTCGCCTCTGGTATTTACATTCTTGTAAATATAGTGAGTGTTCCAGAAATATGCTTGTGTTTCCTGTTGGAATGAACTGAGGGAAAAATTGACAgacgctcactcactcactcactcactagaGAGCCTGATCCCTGTGGCTTGGCAATGTGTCAGCTGATGCTGCAAAGTATAAAGAAGAGTCATAGGCAACATTTACTTCAGTTTATGCAATAAATATATTCATGAGTGAGAAACGTTGAATTCACAAAGATAAGTTGGTCATGCCATACTTGAAAGAGTTTGCAGTCTGAGCCGCCTCATTTTTAGTAAGTACTGTATACTGGGCTGATGTATCACTACAGCAGATCTTTGTGTGAGTGATAAAGAATGAGAGAGAGACctgaagaatttaaaaaatgtgttCCTTTTATCACTCCTACAATGCATTATTTAATGTCATATATGGTTTTCAAACTTCAGAGGGTGAGAGATTGAACAATGAACATTGGGAGAGGGTTTGACAGTGATCGTTAAACGACATGTAAAAAGTTAAATCTTTACATAGCAACATACAAGCGCAATGTTTCATCATGAGTGCTTATTGTGGGTCAGTCTATGAAGGTTATGGGAAGTTGCAGTGCCTCCACTTGATGAGCTGACAGGCTAGTGGAACAAATTGGCATTCACTGGATTGTCGTGTAGCCTCTCACCTTTTAAAACTGCAATCGTTTTTGGATATTTTACTTAATGTTGGGAAATATGTTGAATAAATATCAAAAACCTTCAGCACAGAGTGCAATCTTAACTTTCAAATTTTTTATGATTCCTCTAACTTGTTTTACAGGAAGTCTATGAATTGCTGAGTGAGTATGATCTAAAATACTGCTTCGTAGACAAATACAAAGGCACAGGTAAGTGTTCTTGATTATCTCCTTTGTGCCCAGATTTCAATGAAGACTCAGAACTAAAATCTTGACTGTAAATAGTAAACTACCCGAGGTGATTTTGTGCTATATGCCAGGGAGCAATGAACTTGCCCACATGTGAATCCTAGTCTTGGATTTTAATGGAGCTGGAGAGAAGTACTAAAATaagcataaaaaataggtgcaggagtaggacatatggccctttgagcctgcactgccattcaaaatgatcatgggtgatcatccagaatcagtaccccgttcctgctttttccccatatagacaatagacaattggtgcaggaggaggccattcggcccttcgaaccagcactgccattcaatgtgatcatggctgatcattttcaatcagtaccccgttcctgctgtctccccataccccctgactccgctatccttaagagctctatccagctctctcttgattgcattcagagaattggcctccactgccttctcaggcagagaattccacagattcaccgctctctgactaaaaacgtttttcctcatctcagttctaaatggcctaccccttattcttaaactgtggccccttgttctggactctcccaacattgggaacatgtttcctgcctctaacgtgtccaaccctttaataatcttatacgtttcgataagatctcctctcatccatctaaattccagtgtatacaagcctagtcgctccagtccttcaacatatgacagtcccgccattcccgccattccgggaattaacctagtaaacctaggctgcacgccctcaatagcaagaatatccacagtactccacagtactccaggtgcggtctcactagggccctgtacaactgcagaaggacctctttgctcctagactcaactcctcttgttatgaaggccaacattccattggctttcttcactgcctgttgtatctgcatgcttcctttcagtgactgatgcactagaacacccagatctcgttgtacgtcctctgttcctaacttgacaccattcagataatactctgccttcctattcttaccaccaaagtggataacctcacacttatccatattaaactgcatctgccatgcatccgcccactcacacaacctgtccaagtcaccctgcaacctcatagcatcttcctcacagttcacactaccacctagctttgtatcatctgaaaatttgctaatggtacttttaatcccttcatccaagtcattaatgtatattgtaaatagctgcggtcccagcaccgatccttgcggtaccccactagttactgcctgtcattctgaaagggacccatttatccccactctttgctttctgtttgtcaatcaattttctatccatgtcagtaccctacctccaataccatgtgctctaattttgcccactaatctcctatgtggaaccttgtcaaaggctttctgaaagtcacggtacaccacatccaccggctctcccctgtcaattttcctagttacatcctcaaagaattcctaaagattagtcaagcatgatttccccttcgtaaatccatgctgactcggaacaatcctgttactactatccaaatgctccgcaatttcgtcttttataattgactccagcatcttccccaccactgatgtcagactaactggtctataatttcccgttttctctctccctcctttcttaaaaagtgggacaactttagctatcctccaatccacaggaactgatcctgaatctatagaacattggaaaatgatcaccaatgcgtccacaatttctagcgccacctccttaaatactctgggatgcagaccatcaggccctggggatttatcagccttcagtcccatcagtctacccaacaccatttcctgcctaatgtggatttccttcagttcctccgtcaccttaggatctctggccactagaacatctgggagattgcttgtatcttccttagtgaagacagatccaaagtaccggttcaactcatctgccatttccttgttccccataataaattcccctgcttctgtcttcaagggacccacatttgccttgactattttttccttctttacatacctaaaaaagcttttactatcctttatattattggctagtttaccctcgtacctcatcttttctccccgtattgccttcttagtcatcttctgttgctctttaaaagagtcccaatcctctggcttcccactcttctttgctttgttgtacttctcttttatttatatgctgtccttgacttcccttgtcagccatgggtgcctcttactccccttggaatctttcctcctctttgggataaatggatccagcaacttctgcattattcccaggaatacctgccattgctgttccgccgtcttccctgctagggcctccttccagtcaattctggccagctcttgcctcatgcctctgcaatcccctttgctatactgtaatactgacacttccgattttcccttctccctctcaatttgtagagtcatGTCACTTGAttctgttcatccctgtctggttcATTAAAATAACCTCCCAGTTCTTTTATTAATAGACCTGAAAAATGTATCATTCTTTGTAAGCTTTAGTTTTGGATATTTCTGAATATATTCTTTCAATTTATACATCTGATTTATATTTTCTAATTTGTACTTAAGTAATAATGTATACCAGTGTTGCCTTTTTTATACTTTTATCATCCTCAATAAGATTTCACTTAAACAACTATCTACATGTGAATAAGGTTCAGATTTTACCCCACCTCTCCACTCCCAACAGCCTTCCATGCAAACTAAAGACGTGAACTATTCCTATTTTTCCTTGACTCCATTCACTGAGAAACCATTAGAAAGCTCTTTGGAATATATCAGTTATATTGTATTAATGATTTGTTTTCTTGTTtatttctagcctttgtcacgCTCTTAAACAGGGACCAAGCAAACTCTGCCATTGAGAAACTTCACCAGTCCACATTGCGAGACCGAGAGATTTCAGTCCAGCTGCAGCCTACCGATGCTCTGCTGTGCATTGCCAATCTGCCACGCTCCTTCACTCAGCAGCAATTTGAGGAGTTAGTGCGGCCTTTTGGGAACCTGGAACGATGCTTTCTTGTGTACAGCGAGGTCTCTGGACACTCTAAAGGCTATGGTTTTGTGGAATACATGAAGAAGGACTCTGCTGCGCGTGCTAAATCGGAGCTGCTGGGAAAGCAGATGGGTACGCGGACCCTCTATGTTCACTGGACAGATGTGAACCAACTGACTCTTGATCTCACGCATTCTAAGTGCCTGTGTGTGGACAAACTACCACATGATTACAAAGACCTGGAGGGACTCAGTCAAGACTTCAGCAGTCTCCATCAACCAGTCTACTGTCAGGTATGACCAATAGTCTTGGGATGCAGGCATTCTTAAAGTCTAGGATGATTAAACCTATGAGCATCCTATTCTCCATTATTAATAACCAGCATTCTGTGTGGCAAAGGCTTGCTTAGTTTTacttcaattatttatttgtaaCTTTTCAGCCTTTTTAATGGTACAGATGTTGCAGGTGGATAGTtgtcttctgcttttgtttcTATACTAGTGACGTTGCATGAGGTAGTAAAACTTTAATGACTGGCCCCTTTAAAATTATCATAGCCTATCTCCAACATCCGATTCTCTTCGTGCCCCAAACATCTCATGATCTTGCCCTTAAATGAGCATCCAAAGCAGTATAAAATGGATaggctctgagtgaaaaaaggttttcctcatcccagATGTTAATAAATATTATTGAATCCTGGGACTATATGCCCTATCTGTACATTTATTTGAGGTTATCTCATTTTGTAGACAACAGTGAGTAAGGCCTGTACTATTTGATTTCTCTTCATGGATGAGACAACGTTCCATCTTAAATTGATCAATTTTAGCTGCCTCTTGGTTTCTTTAGGAAAATACTTGTTTGATAAACCTTGGTCTTAAGGAAGAGGAACATCCTGAATGTGCTAATGATTAGGATGATCTCATTTGTAGCACAAAATTGAAGCCATTGCAAATTGCAGTACATATTTTGAAATTGTTACTCGGGAGATAGAAAGGGTGTTGTACATGCTGGATATTCTAGTCCAATAAATAATTTTGGTATTCATCAGAGGAGATGGCAGCGTTAGGTCTTTCATCATTCCTTGGCAGTTGAACTGAAGAAAATAAGGAATGATACTGAACAACTGAAGTAATGAACATGGCATGAAAAGACTGCTAAACCAGTACAGTATTTTTTACTAGGACTACAACTTCAATAGGTCGATTAGTTGGTGCAGTCTGGATGCGATATGGCAGACTTGGTGCACGCTTCAGATTCAATAGTTTTCTCGCACAAAAGTGTAATCAAACACTGGTTTATGTTGTGTGATTGGTGCAGCAGGAACACTCATTCTCATTTCCAACAAATTAGTGACTTTTCATGGGTTGATTTTATAGCACTTATTGCAAATTTGATTCTTGTGAAATGCTGTACTGGGTTGCACAGCTGGCTGCTGCTAATTCTGTTTTGTTTTCTGCTATTTTATGACAGAGTAGGTTGAAATTCAAGATTAATTTCCACTTAGTTGCAAGAGATTACTAAGTGCTCTCAAAATGACTCtatattatttttaattgtgCCGTGGTTCTTTGCCAGATAAAAGTCAGCTTGCTCCAAGCACAGCATGCTGAATTCTTCCTCTGTAAATCCAGAGGATCGGTATTCGTCACCGCTGATTGTCTGCATTCATATGATGAGGAGCATCCGCTAAATCTTCACAATATTTCAGTTTTTGCACTATAACTATTCAGGCTTGCCTCGATGCATGCACTATAAAGTACATTTTTGAAAAATACTGTTGAGGATAACTAATTTTGCAAGGCTTTTGAGGTTATGAACATAAAAAAGGAGGAAACAAATATGGACTTTCATGCCTTCTCCACCCTTCAATAAAGTTATGACAGACTTTGTGTGTTGTCCAGTTTCCCACTccatccctatatcccttgacccCGACTGTCCAGCATTCTTCACTATTGAGTTTCAAtagatccagtgatttggccttgcAACCCTCTTCAATAGTGGGCACATAGGATTTTCAACTGTTTGCAGAAATTTCTTGTGATCTCAAGCCTATACAGCAAACTGCTTACCTTGATACTTTGGCCACACGAGCCTTCCTTCTGTCAGGGATTACACTTCAGTTGTGGAATGAATGGTTTTATGGCCTATTGACATGTATTTTGATTTTTGAGAGTAGTTTCAGAGAATAAACCACCAACCCCTGAGGATCATGATCTTGTTTGCTTGTTTACCTTTGTTTATTCCTTGCCCCGCTCACCCATGTTCTATTTTCTTTTTGATACAGCTGGCTCAAGGACCCGATGGGCAATTTCGAGGTTTTGCTGTTGTGGAATATGAAACTGCAGACAAAGCAGAGGATGTGCAGCAAGAGATGGATGGCATATGGGTCGGCGGCAACCACATTCGGGTGTCATTTTGTGCACCTGGACCCCCGGGACGGAGCATGCTTCCTGCCCTGATAGCAGCTCAAGCTATGGTGAGTCAGCTTCACCTTTACTCTCGTGTGCTGATTTAGAGCGTTTGATCATCATAATGTTTAAAATATAGACTGAATGGAAATAGAGATCTTAGCGGTTTATTAGGAAAGCCTAGTTCAATCTTGAACATTCCATTCACTTCTAATAACGTAGTCATTAAATATAGTCTTCATTTGTTTTCATTCTTGTCCTAGGCAATGAACCGTGGGAAAGGTCTTCTCCCGGAGCCTAATCCCGTGCAGATTCTGAACAGTCTTAATAATCCAGCAACACTGCAGTTTCTCTTAAACCCACTGATCCATGGAGGAGCTGCTGGGCTGCAGGGTAAGTAACAGTGCGTCAGCTGCAGATGGATGTACATTTAATGCTAACCACTATCTTCCTTGGGTTGTTTACAGTGTGCAGGATGCAGTAGTTGTAATTGTTACAGCGAGTGTTTCCAATATGCTTTTTatttttcagatttctagcatcttttTCAATGGATATCAATTTTTCGTTTCTTTCAGGAATTTTAGGAGCTGCCCCAACAATGCCACTTTTGGGGAATCCTGGTTTAAGTGCCGCCCTCCTGCAGTTACTTTTACAGAGCCAAAATCCAGCACAAGTCCAGGTAAATCTCTTCGTACACTTGCAAAGGGTAAAGAGATTAGAATATTTGCTTTGAAGCCTGAGTACAAACTTGAAAGGATTACAATTTTAATAAGGCGTAGTGTTTCCAGTAATTGCACCAGTCtctactttttttctcttttgctgAAATGTAAATATGAGTTACTGTCATGAAGCATTGATGGTTTTGTTATTACCCCGAGTAAAACATGCTCACCATGAAATCGTTGGCAGTTCTGCAAGTGTCTCATTTACTTAATTGAACTTTATTTCAATTTAAACTTTCTTGGTTTAAATCCTTTCTCTTTGTTTTGTCCTCTTGTGTTTGGAATGATTTTCAGCCATATTGACTCCAGATCATTGCATGATTGAAGGAACTACAGGAATGACTAAAATTATATAATCCAGCAGATGATAACAACATTTTTCTTGCGCATTGTGGATGATCTTTGCCTTCCATTTATATGAAACTGATGTAGAAAAGTCGTCGGCAGTCGGTCTCTGCAGCTTCCTATTTCTGTGCCTCAATAGTTTTGCTCTAATTACCCCATCTTCATCAATGTGCCTATCGTAACCACATTGAAAAGAGTGGTTGGTGTTTTAGAATGGTCTCATAACCTTCTAACCCTCATTTGATTTGCATTTGTGCCGATTCTTGCAGATTGTATCTTGCACCCTTTCATTGAGTTGCCAGTGAAATTTATGCTATAATCAGCTGGCTTTGCTCGGTGAAATCTGTATGAGTAGTTGAAAATACACCATTTTTTGGGATGGAAGTCAGTTGTTGTTTGCACATTGGTTCAGATTCCAGGATATTACATCCATGAGCTGGCTGTGCACATCCTGCTGTTATTGACAAGAGAACCAGGTGGCAGATTTAGCAATGCAAGAGTCAAGTTGAATTCTCTTGAATTCAAAATGAAAAGGCCTTTAAAACAGCTAATTGggattaattaaaattaaatgtgCTAAAAGGGCTGAATTGAGAAGGAGGCTCCTTAATTAACGTCTGATCTCAACACATGTTGCAAGGAAAGGAAACATAAAACTATTTAATGATTTACATACATTATTAatacatatatattaataatGATCCAGCTAGggatgaaattagagaaattaaagaTGACAATTACAGCAAAAGTGATGGTATGTTGGACAAATAAGGTATGAGATGGGAGTTGTGCTTTGGCTTATCCTACACTCCGTGTTCCAGTGATTGGTACATTCAAGACAAATGGAAGAGAATTATTCTACCTAATGGTGTTCTCTCAAGAACCATGTGGATTCAATAGAGATTTCTTCACATAGCTGTTGATGGCTTTCTGTTCTTCTTTcgagtccatcattcaaatgttacatcactgtcatcgttcgtcctgaaaagggcgcaagcttccggcgacaatcagtggaagccatcacttgtacagtagacgatggtggtagcagaattagctcaggacacttccagcttCCAACCCCACGACGTGAACGCTTATGATATGAGGCCGGCTTTCTGTTTTGGGGAGAAAAGTGAGGGTGATTGCAGATACATTGTGCCAACCCAAAAAATTAATTTCTTTACGTGTTAATTTTTGATGGAATTGATTTGATTTTTGTTGGAATGACCTGACCCATGCTGGATGGGCGGAATGGTGGcctggtgtactgttctatgattccATTCAAATGAATTGAGCATTCCTTGGCCAGGCACAAGTACAGCattgtctgtgtgtgtttttcAGAAGCCTGGGATTCTGGGTGAATCTCCTTTAGCAGCTTTGCAACAAAACCCAGGACTTGGAGGACCACCACAACCAGGAAAAGGGCTTCTTGGTAATTCACCGTCAGGTATGACCAAGTTTTGGAAACCATGCCAAGTactttatttaataataataatatatatttttttcatatgtaggttggcacagggtcaacggtacaatgaaatgtatttgacaagacaacgggtcacctcagcagtaatattccaaggataaataagatttataaATGACATGATTTACTACCTAATCCAACTGTGTTGCCAGACCAAAGTCCTTCTGTACATCATAACTCTTGAGTTCCCAACACTTTACTGTACATGTCCTAGATATTATGTAGTCCCAGTATCCATCCCTGCGGTATACTAATTCCAGACATCCCGTCATATTAAAATCAGTCGACTGCTCCCTTCTGCCTCTTATCATCAAATCAACTTTGCTCTCTAATTTTCTATTGAGTATCGCCATCAAATCATTAACTTGCTTATTGCCCAGGCAAAATACTGAGGGGCCATGCCAATGTCACGGACATCTCAAGATTGTGACTTGGTGAGTCAAAGCAGGCAAGTTAGCTCATGAGTCAGTGGCTTGACATATGTCTTTCAGTAGCCACTTTCCTGCTGCTCAGTGGTAATTATTTCACAGTAACTTTCAACTGGCGTCACCTTCTCCAGAGTGGGTCAATGAGCAAGATCAGTGTGGCATCATGCAGCTGAACAGATCATAAATGAAGGACCCAAGGCCTATGGCGGAGAAGGTCTCCCAATGTCATGGGCCACAAGAGATATTCTGCTCCATTTAGACGCCATGTAAGATGACATGATGATGGAGGATCTGGAAGACCTTTTTATTCTGAGCTTTCCGTATGCCATTTAATCATTTGTAAAGTTTATAACCAATGTAAttggattagacaataggtgcaggagtaggccattcagcccttcgagccagcaccgccattcaatgcgatcatggctgatcactctcaatcagtaccccgttcctgccttctccccataccccctcactccgctatccttaagagctctatccagctctctcttgaaagcatccaacaaactggcctccactgccttctgaggcagagaattccacaccttcaccactctctgactgaaaaagttcttcctcatctccgttctaaatggcctaccccttattcttaaactgtggccccttgttctggactcccccaacattgggaacatgtttcctgcctctaatgtgtccaaatcccctaattatcttatatgtttcaataagatccccctcatccttctatattccagtgtatacaagcctaattgctctagcctttcaacatacgacagtcccgccattccgggaattaacctagtgaacctacgctgcacgccctcaatagcaagaatatccttcctcaaatttggagaccaaaactgcacacagtactccaggtgcggtctcaccagggcccggtacaactgtagaagcacctctttgctcctatactcaactcctcttgttatgaaggccaacattccattggctttcttcactgcctgctgtacctgcatgcttcctttcagtgactgatgcactaggacacccagatctcgttgaacatcccctcttcctaacttgacaccattcagataataatctgcctttctattcttacttccaaagtgaataacctcacacttatctacattaaactgcatctgccatgtatccgcccactcacacaacctgtccaagtcaccctgcagccttattgcatcttcctcacaattcacactaccccccagcttagtatcatctgcaaatttgctaatggtacttttaatcccttcatctaagtcattaatgtatatcgtaaatagctggggtcccagcaccgaaccttgcggtaccccactggtcactgcctgccattccgaaagggacccatttatccccactctttgctttctgtctgtcaaccaattttctatccatgtcagtaccctacccccaataccatgtgctctaattttgcccactaatctcctatgtgggaccttgtcgaaggattGATTTTGTAATGACTAGAATCaacacaatatatatttttaacctttttaatTTTTCCCATGTTATTCAAATACCACTTTcagaaaaataaaatgctttGGCCAATAAGCCAACTGGATTGATGGTCCTCAGCCTATCTTCATCAGTGACTGTTTTTGAGCAGTCTGTCATTACCCCTTCCTCTTCAGTTTCTCTTTCTTTCTGAGGGCCTGTCTTTAAGTTGACAACTTCCTGAAACTCCAGGCTGTGAGGTAAAAGGTTCTTTGGCAACCCATCTGTCCATTTTAGAGAACTTCCTATTGTAATTTTAGATCTCAGGACTTTCCTTTTAGAACAATGAATTGTAGAAGTAGCGTATCTGTAATGTTATTTGAAGATGACAGTGTCCCTCTTTGAATTGTGTTATTGAAGAATTACTTCTGGTTTAATTAAGGTTTCAGTCTgtattttaattaaattattttctgaTCTTTTATTATTTATCCCCTTTGCAGGACTGAATTCTGAAAGGGGACATCTGAATCCACCTATGATGCCAATGCCAAACCAACAATATCATGGACAAATGCCGGCAGATGCGATGGGCATGATGGAGAATCCATCTCACTCTCGGCAagtctcctctcctccagctcctCTGCAAGGAATCCCCACCTCTATCCTGGGTGCTGTGCTCAATGATTTGAAGAAACAAAGGAACCAGAATATGTCTCAAGAGGCTGGCTTGGCTACATCAGGGGTGAGATGGACTTAATCATATGGTCTTACCtccgtttagtttagggatacgtaTTGTGTTATAGATTGTAGATTATGAATATTGTAGAGTATTGTAGATAGTGGAAGTTTATTCCTGCAGAGCCAATTTATTCTTAAAAGAATGCTAGGAAAGTGATTATCCTAGAGGAGTGTTTGCACTAGAAAATACGAACTGATGCCTGAGATTAATTTAAACCTCTTCCTCTTATCTTTTACATTGTGATCTCTACCTAAACTGACTGAAAGAAAAGTCTGTTCAAGTTCtgaaatgtagacaatagacaataggtgcaggaggaggccattcggcccttcgagccagcaccaccattcaatgtgatcatggctggtcattctcaatcagtaccccgttcctgccttctccccataccccctgactccgctatcctgaagagctctatctagctctctcttgaatgcattcagagaattggcctccactgccttctgaggcagagaattccacagattcacaactctctgactgaaaaagtttttcctcatctctgttctaaatggcctaccccttatttgtaaactgtggcccctggttctggacttcccccaacattgggagcatgtttcctgcctctaacgtgtccaaccccttaataatcttatatgtttcgataagatcccctctcatcctaaattccagtgtatacaagcctagtcgctccagtctttcaacatatgacagtcccgccattccgggaattaacctagtaaacctacgctgcacaccctcaatagcaagaatatccttcctcaaatttggagaccaaaactgcacacagtactccaggtgctgtctcactagggccctgtgcaactgcagaaggacttctttgctcctatactcaactgttcAAACTGCACTTCAGATATTCTGTCCCTAATTATGGGCAATGATAGAAAGATTGTTCGACTAGAAACACTGCATAGGAGAATAACAAATGGgaatataagtctgaagaagggtctcgacccgaaacgtcacccattccttctctgaggtactccaacattttgtgtctatcttgggaataTAAATGTCTGCCTTGTACAATATTAATAGTAAGCAGTATGGATCAATGAA
This is a stretch of genomic DNA from Rhinoraja longicauda isolate Sanriku21f chromosome 37, sRhiLon1.1, whole genome shotgun sequence. It encodes these proteins:
- the raver1 gene encoding ribonucleoprotein PTB-binding 1 yields the protein MAATVTPPASELKEKDENEECNRGEGQEEEDEDFSDDEQWSSHGPNSGSDGGKSDLLEDDVDEAATHPRTPEETLAELEAEEREQRLERSRREFRNRRKIIIRNLPLDIITQEVYELLSEYDLKYCFVDKYKGTAFVTLLNRDQANSAIEKLHQSTLRDREISVQLQPTDALLCIANLPRSFTQQQFEELVRPFGNLERCFLVYSEVSGHSKGYGFVEYMKKDSAARAKSELLGKQMGTRTLYVHWTDVNQLTLDLTHSKCLCVDKLPHDYKDLEGLSQDFSSLHQPVYCQLAQGPDGQFRGFAVVEYETADKAEDVQQEMDGIWVGGNHIRVSFCAPGPPGRSMLPALIAAQAMAMNRGKGLLPEPNPVQILNSLNNPATLQFLLNPLIHGGAAGLQGILGAAPTMPLLGNPGLSAALLQLLLQSQNPAQVQKPGILGESPLAALQQNPGLGGPPQPGKGLLGNSPSGLNSERGHLNPPMMPMPNQQYHGQMPADAMGMMENPSHSRQVSSPPAPLQGIPTSILGAVLNDLKKQRNQNMSQEAGLATSGPSLLGEPPKDLRMPQNPYLNLRSVFPTNLSANTSNSMSYGHSTGLLGNYPSSSPRIHHGSSIGDYPETGGSQSSYGSMENYDNYNHSYRDYGQERERERERDVEHYTPSCDPRYRGYSRDRSEDRELERYSRSRDHGMGGMRSYGRDHSDEREMERYQLPLDSGLGGYESDPNQRSTPCGYNDLESATPPLYSSSPTSYFASGLRVGLRQGPSSSQVNSLLSSGAGLLGARPSNSPPGSLLKTPLIGHKRGASHLIPSPEPSPEGGYIGQHSQGLGGHYADSYLKRKRIF